Part of the Bacteroidales bacterium genome is shown below.
CTATCAGCTATATCCAATCTCAAAAGTACGGCCAATAAAGGGGTACATCCAGGTGGCGAAAATCATCCTGTACATTTTCGTTTCCATCACGATCATCTCATTCCTGATTGGCGAAAATCCGTTAATAATCCTTGGAGGTCTTGGTGCATTTTCAGCAGTTATTCTGTTGATATTCAAAGATTCGATTCTTGGCCTTGTTGCAGGGGTGCAGTTAACAGCCAACGATCTGCTTCGCCAGGGCGATTGGATCACCATGCCAAAATATGATGCCGATGGAACGGTACTCGATATCACCCTCACCACGGTAAAAGTGCAGAACTGGGACAAGACTTACTCTACCATACCTGCCTATGCATTGTTTTCTGAATCTTTTAAGAACTGGCGTGGAATGGAAGAATCGGGTGGAAGGCGAATCAAACGTTCGATCAATATTGACATGCACAGTGTGAAATTCTGTACACCGGATATGCTCAGAAAATTTGAACGAATTTTTTATGTAAAGGATTACATCAGGGAAAAAGAGATCGAGATTAAACAGTACAATGAGGAACTGAAAATTGATAATGAGATTCTTGTAAATGGCCGTCGCCAGACAAACCTGGGTGTTTTTCGGAATTATTTATCCAATTATCTGCGCAGCCATCCCAGGGTCAATACCGACATGACATTCCTTATCAGGCATCTGCAGCCTGGGGAAACGGGCATTCCCATCGAAATTTATGTGTTCTCCAAAGATCAGGATTGGGCAGTTTATGAGTCAATTCAGGCAGATATTTTCGATCATATCCTTGCCGTAATTCCAGAATTTGAACTAAAGGTTTTCCAAAACCCAAGCGGCGCCGATTTTAAGGCTATTTTAACTGGTAAGTGAAACAAAGAAACCGTTGTATGATATTAAAACAAGATAAATAACTTATTATGAAAACAGCATTTCACTTATTATTGATTATGTTAATCACATTCTCGTGTACTGAGAACAAGGGTAAAAAAGAAACTATGGTGTCTTCTGAATTGTCATTAGACTCTATCCGTTCCATTGCAAAGGAAGCCTATATCTACGGCTATCCCATGGTGGACGGCTACCGCATCCAATACGGCTACTTCGTTG
Proteins encoded:
- a CDS encoding mechanosensitive ion channel, with product MRVEEFWHDSLSSLVKVIIAFILSYLLFKVVYTILISIIKRISRKTETSWDDILVEQKVFTRLTFLVPAYFLHAIAPFALAHYPDLIETARLALRIYSVIIVMLVFSAFFNAILVIYQLYPISKVRPIKGYIQVAKIILYIFVSITIISFLIGENPLIILGGLGAFSAVILLIFKDSILGLVAGVQLTANDLLRQGDWITMPKYDADGTVLDITLTTVKVQNWDKTYSTIPAYALFSESFKNWRGMEESGGRRIKRSINIDMHSVKFCTPDMLRKFERIFYVKDYIREKEIEIKQYNEELKIDNEILVNGRRQTNLGVFRNYLSNYLRSHPRVNTDMTFLIRHLQPGETGIPIEIYVFSKDQDWAVYESIQADIFDHILAVIPEFELKVFQNPSGADFKAILTGK